A genomic segment from Thamnophis elegans isolate rThaEle1 chromosome 3, rThaEle1.pri, whole genome shotgun sequence encodes:
- the F2RL2 gene encoding proteinase-activated receptor 3, translating to MPIVENKELITATMKTWLLLTTGLFYLSPCLCRKEKKYGNSSLDFQHDKSLPIRTFYGTPQDMYEPIPISALDGLTKPYHKKEKCPMEISNISSLKVNNVTMEYLTSSLSVKMLPAIYIAVVLIGVPANVATLWMLFFRIRSVRTAIFYTNLAISDFLFCIMLPFRIAYHLNGNNWIFGEGMCRIMTAVFYGNTYCSTLLLTGISISRYVAIVHPFTFRTLPKKFLATLTCCVVWTVVFLYMLPLIIMKQSYRLDQLNIITCHDVFNVCETMLPFQHYYYIFLAVFGFMIPLCIVIFCYISIIQTLKAYEQKWFWYIKVSLLVLSIFAICYIPSNVILIAHHLNYYYRSKDNLYFFYLITLCLSSLNSCLDPFLYFMMSKINDNTKTYLTMVKIAQEEKT from the exons ATGCCTATTGTAGAAAATAAAGAATTGATCACTGCTACAATGAAAACTTGGCTCTTATTGACAACTGGATTGTTCTATCTGTCTCCCTGTTTGTGCCGGAAAG AAAAGAAGTATGGCAACAGTAGTTTGGACTTTCAACATGATAAATCACTACCCATTAGGACTTTCTATGGCACTCCACAAGATATGTATGAGCCGATACCTATTTCCGCCCTAGATGGACTGACAAAGCCCTATCACAAAAAAGAAAAGTGTCCTATGGAAATATCCAACATCTCATCACTGAAAGTAAATAATGTCACCATGGAGTACCTTACTAGCTCACTGAGTGTGAAGATGTTACCAGCTATATACATAGCAGTTGTCTTAATAGGAGTACCAGCCAATGTCGCAACACTGTGGATGCTGTTTTTCAGAATCAGATCAGTCCGTACTGCCATATTCTACACAAATTTGGCTATTTCAGATTTCCTTTTCTGTATAATGCTGCCATTCAGAATTGCATACCACCTGAATGGCAATAACTGGATATTCGGAGAAGGAATGTGTCGAATCATGACTGCTGTCTTCTATGGAAATACATATTGCTCCACCCTGCTTCTCACGGGTATCAGCATCAGCCGTTACGTGGCCATTGTTCACCCGTTTACCTTCAGGACTCTACCTAAAAAGTTCTTAGCTACTTTAACTTGTTGTGTGGTGTGGACggttgtttttttatatatgcTGCCTTTGATAATCATGAAACAAAGCTATCGTCTGGACCAACTAAATATCATTACCTGCCAtgatgtttttaatgtttgtgaAACTATGCTTCCTTTCCAACACTACTACTATATCTTCCTTGCAGTATTTGGATTTATGATTCCACTTTGCattgttattttttgttacatttccATTATTCAAACACTCAAGGCTTATGAACAAAAGTGGTTCTGGTACATCAAAGTTAGTCTTCTTGTGCTCAGCATTTTTGCTATTTGTTATATTCCTAGCAATGTTATACTGATTGCTCATCATCTGAATTATTATTATCGTTCTAAAgataatttatatttcttttatttgattACTTTATGCCTAAGCAGTCTGAATAGTTGTCTTGATCCTTTCCTTTATTTCATGATGTCCAAAATCAATGACAACACCAAGACCTATCTCACCATGGTTAAAATAGCTCAGGAAGAAAAAACATGA